A window from Deltaproteobacteria bacterium encodes these proteins:
- a CDS encoding electron transfer flavoprotein subunit beta/FixA family protein, which translates to MDIVVCVKRVPETAEADIVIDETGKDIDTRGLVFDINEWDNYAVEEAVLLKEKYGGSVTVVSMGPQESNETLRRALAMGADEAIRLTDPAFSGSDGYAIARILGEAIRPLAYDLILTGVQAEDDGYGQVGPTLAEMLGIGHAAVVNMIERIDGGRARIHRELEGGLEEVLDLELPAVLTIQSGINEPRYVSIMGIRRVAKKEIRVLGLADLALKEDETGEQGSKSVVERVFLPPAGEGAQMLEGSVESLAESVVSILKEKGGLA; encoded by the coding sequence ATGGACATCGTCGTCTGCGTCAAGAGGGTTCCTGAGACGGCTGAAGCCGACATTGTCATCGACGAGACGGGCAAGGACATAGACACCCGGGGACTCGTCTTTGATATCAACGAGTGGGACAACTACGCCGTGGAAGAGGCGGTTCTTCTCAAGGAGAAGTACGGCGGGTCAGTGACCGTTGTATCCATGGGTCCCCAGGAGTCGAACGAGACCCTCAGGAGAGCCCTGGCAATGGGGGCTGACGAAGCGATCCGCCTCACCGACCCGGCCTTTTCCGGGTCCGACGGGTATGCCATTGCCAGGATTCTCGGCGAGGCTATCAGGCCTCTCGCCTATGACCTGATCCTCACGGGGGTTCAGGCCGAGGATGACGGGTACGGGCAGGTGGGCCCTACTCTTGCCGAGATGCTGGGAATCGGCCATGCTGCGGTTGTCAATATGATCGAAAGGATCGATGGGGGGAGAGCCAGAATCCATCGAGAACTGGAAGGCGGCCTGGAAGAGGTTCTCGACCTCGAACTCCCCGCTGTTCTCACCATTCAGTCGGGCATCAATGAACCCAGGTATGTCTCCATCATGGGGATCCGAAGGGTGGCAAAGAAGGAGATCAGGGTCCTCGGCCTTGCCGACCTGGCGCTGAAAGAGGATGAAACAGGAGAACAAGGCTCCAAAAGCGTTGTCGAGAGGGTCTTTCTTCCGCCTGCCGGAGAAGGGGCCCAGATGCTGGAAGGATCTGTTGAAAGCCTTGCCGAGAGTGTCGTCTCCATCCTGAAAGAGAAAGGAGGGCTGGCCTAG
- a CDS encoding electron transfer flavoprotein subunit alpha/FixB family protein, whose product MEDIFVLAEHRQGELRDITFEMLTKGKAMAEETGTSLAAVLLGHGVGKMAEQLKDKANRVILVEDPRLETYNSEAYERVLAELLEGENPRLLLIGHTAFGMDLAPSLATRIRVPIATDCIDVTIRDGEVRATRQVYGGKLNVEVRLKPAPQSVITIRPASFTVEEYSLTGEIVTVASPMEEEIVSKRFVEYVEAAAGEVDITQANILVSVGRGIKDQDNIPMVKELADALGAALSCSRPVVDKKWLPKERQVGTSGKTVKPKVYIAIGISGAFQHVAGMKGSGTIIAINKDPKAPIFSVAHYGIVGDLFKIVPALKEKVKEVFA is encoded by the coding sequence ATGGAAGATATCTTTGTCCTTGCAGAACACCGCCAGGGGGAACTCCGAGACATCACCTTTGAGATGCTCACCAAGGGGAAGGCAATGGCCGAGGAAACAGGCACCTCGCTGGCAGCCGTCCTCCTCGGACACGGGGTGGGAAAGATGGCCGAGCAATTGAAGGACAAGGCCAACAGGGTGATCCTGGTGGAGGACCCGAGACTGGAGACCTACAACTCCGAGGCCTATGAGAGGGTGCTCGCCGAACTCCTGGAAGGGGAGAACCCCCGCCTCCTCCTTATCGGCCATACGGCCTTCGGCATGGATCTCGCCCCGAGCCTTGCGACCCGGATTCGCGTCCCTATTGCCACCGACTGTATCGATGTGACGATCAGAGACGGCGAGGTAAGAGCGACCCGCCAGGTATATGGAGGCAAGCTGAATGTGGAGGTCCGCCTCAAACCCGCTCCGCAATCCGTGATCACCATTCGACCGGCCTCTTTCACCGTGGAGGAATACTCCCTGACCGGGGAGATCGTCACGGTCGCTTCCCCCATGGAAGAAGAGATCGTCTCAAAACGTTTTGTCGAATACGTGGAGGCCGCGGCAGGAGAAGTGGACATCACCCAGGCCAACATCCTCGTCTCCGTGGGGAGGGGGATCAAGGACCAGGATAACATCCCCATGGTCAAGGAACTGGCCGATGCTCTGGGAGCCGCCCTTTCGTGCAGCCGGCCGGTGGTGGACAAGAAGTGGCTTCCAAAGGAACGACAGGTTGGGACCTCGGGCAAGACGGTGAAACCCAAGGTCTACATCGCAATCGGCATCAGCGGGGCCTTCCAGCACGTGGCCGGTATGAAGGGTTCGGGCACCATCATCGCCATAAACAAGGACCCTAAGGCACCGATCTTCAGTGTGGCCCATTATGGAATCGTGGGGGACCTCTTCAAGATTGTCCCGGCCTTGAAGGAGAAAGTAAAAGAGGTCTTTGCCTAG
- a CDS encoding acyl-CoA dehydrogenase family protein, producing MDFTLTDQQRDIQRAALDFARGEFDRDLAMELEKAHSFPTSIWKKACRLGFVGIHFPERYGGQGLGILENTLVVEAFCRQDSGIGVALSLADFSSEVIQRFGTEDQKTTYLPPVTRGEAISAGAYTEPDHGSDITRLSTRAVKQGRHFVINGTKTFITNGGLARHFVVLCQTDPGADPPHRGMSTLLVERDTPGFEASELGDKMGIRMTSTAELSFSDVRVPLGNLIGSENKGFYQVLEFFDESRIEIAAQALGIGQGAFDRSLGYAKERRQFGRRIADFQVTRHKLADMYTMLETARLLTYKAAWNYDQGRIDPQLTSMAKLHAARVGVEVAEEAVQILGGYGYMTEYEVERFYRDARIMEIYEGTREIQKNTIASSLVGKPE from the coding sequence ATGGATTTCACACTGACCGATCAGCAGAGAGATATTCAACGCGCTGCCCTCGACTTTGCCCGGGGCGAATTCGACAGAGACCTGGCCATGGAGTTGGAGAAGGCGCATAGCTTCCCCACGTCGATCTGGAAAAAGGCCTGCAGGCTCGGTTTCGTCGGCATCCATTTCCCGGAGCGATACGGCGGCCAGGGGCTCGGCATTCTGGAAAACACGTTGGTGGTGGAGGCCTTCTGCCGGCAGGACTCGGGCATCGGTGTGGCTCTCAGTCTGGCAGACTTCAGTTCCGAGGTCATCCAGAGGTTCGGCACGGAGGACCAGAAAACCACCTACCTCCCCCCGGTCACCCGGGGAGAGGCCATCTCTGCGGGCGCTTACACCGAACCGGATCACGGGAGTGACATTACTCGCCTCTCGACGAGGGCCGTCAAGCAGGGGCGGCACTTTGTGATCAACGGTACCAAGACCTTCATCACCAACGGGGGACTCGCCCGACACTTCGTGGTCCTCTGCCAGACAGACCCGGGGGCCGACCCTCCCCACCGGGGAATGTCGACCCTCCTTGTGGAGAGAGATACGCCGGGATTTGAAGCCTCGGAGCTCGGCGACAAGATGGGCATCCGCATGACGTCGACGGCGGAACTCTCCTTCTCCGATGTCCGCGTACCCCTGGGAAACCTCATCGGCAGCGAAAACAAGGGGTTCTACCAGGTGCTCGAGTTCTTCGACGAGAGCCGGATCGAGATAGCCGCCCAGGCCCTTGGAATCGGTCAAGGGGCCTTTGACAGGTCTCTCGGCTATGCCAAGGAGAGGCGCCAATTCGGAAGAAGAATAGCAGACTTCCAGGTCACCAGGCATAAGCTTGCGGACATGTACACCATGCTTGAGACGGCCCGGCTTCTCACGTACAAGGCTGCCTGGAACTACGATCAGGGCCGTATCGATCCTCAGCTAACCTCCATGGCCAAGCTGCACGCCGCGAGGGTCGGGGTCGAGGTCGCCGAGGAGGCTGTTCAGATACTGGGAGGATACGGCTACATGACCGAGTACGAGGTGGAGCGGTTCTATCGTGATGCAAGAATCATGGAGATCTATGAGGGAACCCGGGAGATCCAGAAGAACACGATTGCAAGCTCTCTGGTTGGAAAGCCGGAGTGA
- a CDS encoding CoB--CoM heterodisulfide reductase iron-sulfur subunit A family protein, which translates to MGVPPKETEHRVTPAALVIGGGIAGMQASLDIADKGFKVVLVEREPTIGGHMAQLDKTFPTLDCSSCILTPKMVEVGNHPNIELLTCAEVTRVEGEVGRFRVTITKKPRYVDLKRCTGCGLCAEACVQHNRIPNEFDMGMGKRSAIYIPFPQAVPQKYLIDPNRCFMLTKGKCGKQPRCQEACGPGAIDFGQKEETLTIRAGVIVVATGYDQFDGRLKPEYGYGLYENVLSAIEFERLCSASGPTRGRLERNGKEPKRVVFIQCVGSRDRTVGNPYCSRVCCMYTAKQAHLVRELIPDAKITVCYMDVRAYGKGYEEFYDRVQKEGVVFRRGNPSEIYREGDCLVVRGEDTLLGMPYEEKADLVVLANGLVPRADAQDLGLLLGISHTEDGFFEEAETKETILTARPGVFLAGCCQGPKDIPDTVAQASGAAALSCIHLAEQRAGAEGPKANRGGPQQYARDRHGAPE; encoded by the coding sequence ATGGGAGTCCCCCCCAAAGAGACAGAACATCGTGTGACCCCGGCCGCCCTGGTTATCGGAGGGGGCATAGCCGGTATGCAGGCCTCTCTCGATATAGCCGACAAGGGGTTCAAGGTGGTTCTGGTAGAAAGAGAACCTACCATCGGGGGGCACATGGCCCAGCTCGACAAGACCTTTCCCACCCTCGACTGTTCCTCCTGTATCCTGACACCGAAGATGGTCGAGGTCGGCAACCACCCCAACATCGAACTACTGACCTGCGCCGAGGTCACCCGGGTTGAGGGAGAGGTGGGCCGCTTCCGGGTTACCATCACGAAGAAACCGAGATACGTGGACCTGAAGAGATGCACCGGATGCGGCCTCTGCGCGGAGGCATGCGTCCAGCACAACCGAATCCCCAATGAGTTCGACATGGGCATGGGTAAGCGCTCTGCCATATACATCCCCTTTCCACAGGCCGTCCCCCAGAAATACCTCATAGATCCCAACCGGTGCTTCATGCTCACCAAAGGAAAATGCGGAAAACAACCCAGATGCCAGGAGGCCTGCGGACCCGGGGCAATCGACTTCGGTCAAAAAGAGGAGACCCTCACCATCCGGGCCGGGGTCATAGTGGTGGCCACGGGCTACGATCAGTTCGATGGAAGGCTGAAACCCGAGTACGGCTACGGCCTTTACGAGAATGTGCTCTCGGCCATCGAATTCGAGAGGCTCTGCTCCGCCTCGGGACCGACGCGGGGGAGGCTCGAGAGAAACGGGAAAGAACCCAAAAGGGTGGTCTTCATACAGTGCGTGGGATCGAGAGACAGGACGGTGGGAAACCCTTACTGCTCGAGAGTCTGCTGCATGTACACGGCCAAGCAGGCTCATCTCGTACGGGAACTGATCCCGGATGCCAAGATCACGGTCTGCTACATGGACGTGAGGGCCTATGGAAAGGGGTATGAGGAGTTCTACGATCGGGTCCAGAAGGAGGGGGTCGTTTTCAGGCGCGGAAATCCCTCAGAGATATACAGAGAGGGAGACTGTCTGGTAGTCCGGGGGGAGGACACCCTTCTGGGGATGCCGTACGAGGAGAAAGCGGATCTTGTGGTGTTGGCAAACGGCCTGGTCCCCAGAGCAGACGCCCAGGATCTTGGCCTGCTCTTGGGCATCTCCCACACCGAGGATGGGTTCTTCGAGGAAGCTGAAACAAAGGAGACCATCCTCACTGCCAGACCCGGGGTATTCCTGGCTGGCTGTTGCCAGGGCCCCAAGGATATCCCGGACACGGTCGCCCAGGCAAGCGGTGCCGCGGCCCTGTCATGTATACACCTCGCAGAGCAGAGGGCAGGGGCCGAGGGTCCCAAAGCAAACAGAGGCGGGCCCCAGCAGTACGCGAGAGACAGGCATGGAGCACCTGAATGA
- a CDS encoding CoB--CoM heterodisulfide reductase iron-sulfur subunit A family protein — MKIGVYICHCGVNIADHVDVEAVRDAAKAEPHVAIARDYTYMCSDPGQDLIARDIESEKLDRIVVAACSPNMHERTFRNVLSKAGLNPYLLEIANIREHCSWVHTDREKATAKAIDLVLAALAKLRLLEPLETEERGVTPACLVIGGGIAGIQAALDIAASGFQAHLVEREPFVGGHVARLDRTFPYLEEAEGLIRPRVEALLSHPRINVMTLSQVETVEGSIGEFRVGVRRKPRYVDTQKCEACGECLKACPVDVVSQDRVEPQTRKAIYLPSPSGPGSFPVVDPNACLRLQGQTCDLCERACPVEAIDFAQEEHTEELKAGAIVVATGHDHFDATEKGEFGYGRYDRLITAPQMESLMSRGVSEGGEFSIGGSVPKTVAFIQCVGSRDKKVGNEYCSRVCCAYTAKQALWVRDQIPDSEVTVFYIDVRTFGKGYEELYEKAQKKGVIYTKGIPSEIFKSGGKLVLRGEDGLLARPYEKAFDLVILSTGLVPSKGAGNLRAVLKLSLSSDGFFMEAHPKLRPLDTASDGIFLAGTCQGPKDIADTLAQAHGAASRAATVLFRGKVAIDPVIASVDDQICSGCGICEGICEYGALKLEPYTGKMTVNRALCKGCGACNSACPNGAISLRHFRADQILAQVYSLCLGW, encoded by the coding sequence ATGAAGATCGGTGTCTACATCTGCCACTGCGGAGTCAATATAGCCGACCATGTCGATGTGGAGGCGGTCAGGGACGCTGCCAAGGCGGAGCCCCATGTCGCCATTGCCAGGGACTATACCTATATGTGCTCCGACCCGGGACAGGACCTCATCGCAAGGGATATAGAGTCAGAGAAGCTCGATCGGATCGTGGTGGCGGCCTGCTCGCCCAACATGCATGAGCGGACCTTTCGAAACGTTCTTTCCAAGGCAGGGCTGAACCCTTACCTTCTCGAGATCGCCAACATTCGCGAGCACTGCTCCTGGGTCCACACCGACCGGGAAAAAGCAACGGCAAAGGCCATAGATCTCGTTCTGGCAGCCCTTGCCAAGCTCCGGTTGCTCGAGCCCCTGGAGACCGAGGAGAGAGGGGTGACCCCTGCTTGTCTGGTCATCGGGGGAGGCATCGCGGGAATTCAGGCCGCACTGGATATCGCCGCATCCGGTTTCCAGGCCCATCTCGTCGAGAGGGAACCCTTTGTTGGAGGCCATGTGGCCCGCTTGGACCGGACTTTTCCCTACCTCGAGGAGGCCGAGGGGCTGATCCGCCCGAGAGTCGAGGCCCTCCTGAGTCATCCAAGAATCAACGTCATGACCCTCTCCCAGGTCGAGACCGTTGAGGGATCGATTGGAGAATTCCGTGTTGGAGTGAGGAGAAAGCCTCGTTACGTGGATACCCAAAAGTGCGAGGCCTGCGGTGAATGCCTCAAGGCCTGCCCGGTTGACGTAGTGTCCCAGGACAGAGTGGAACCCCAAACGAGAAAGGCGATATACCTTCCCTCACCTTCCGGGCCGGGCAGTTTCCCTGTCGTCGACCCTAATGCCTGTCTACGCTTGCAGGGCCAGACGTGCGATCTCTGTGAAAGGGCCTGCCCTGTGGAAGCAATAGACTTTGCACAAGAGGAACATACCGAGGAGCTGAAAGCGGGAGCCATCGTCGTGGCTACGGGTCACGACCATTTCGATGCCACGGAAAAGGGCGAATTCGGATACGGCAGGTACGACCGGCTCATCACGGCTCCTCAAATGGAGAGCTTGATGTCTCGCGGAGTATCCGAGGGTGGCGAATTTTCGATCGGCGGCAGTGTTCCAAAGACCGTAGCATTCATCCAGTGTGTCGGCTCCCGGGACAAGAAGGTAGGCAATGAGTATTGCTCACGGGTATGCTGCGCCTACACGGCCAAGCAGGCCCTCTGGGTGCGCGACCAAATCCCCGATTCAGAGGTGACGGTCTTCTATATCGATGTGAGGACATTTGGAAAGGGCTACGAAGAGCTTTACGAGAAGGCCCAGAAAAAAGGGGTCATCTACACAAAGGGGATCCCCTCCGAGATATTCAAAAGTGGAGGGAAGCTGGTCCTCAGAGGCGAGGACGGGCTTCTCGCCCGGCCCTATGAGAAGGCATTTGATCTGGTTATCCTCTCCACCGGACTGGTCCCCTCGAAAGGGGCCGGGAATCTCAGGGCGGTGCTCAAACTCTCCCTCAGCTCCGACGGTTTCTTCATGGAAGCCCATCCCAAACTCAGGCCCCTCGACACCGCAAGTGACGGCATATTCCTGGCCGGGACCTGCCAGGGCCCCAAGGATATCGCAGACACCCTGGCCCAGGCCCATGGAGCGGCCTCCAGGGCCGCGACCGTTCTGTTCCGGGGAAAGGTGGCCATCGACCCGGTTATTGCCTCTGTCGACGATCAGATCTGCTCAGGCTGCGGCATCTGCGAGGGGATCTGTGAGTACGGCGCTCTGAAGCTGGAACCCTACACGGGAAAGATGACAGTCAACAGGGCTCTCTGCAAGGGTTGCGGCGCATGCAACTCGGCCTGTCCGAACGGCGCCATCTCTCTGAGACACTTCAGGGCAGACCAGATCCTGGCACAGGTCTACTCCCTTTGTCTGGGCTGGTAG
- a CDS encoding methylmalonyl-CoA mutase family protein, whose translation MSKDDLTRIRQGRRLRKRDLEEAESKVPPRSHRFSTVSDLEIEALYTPEDVKDLDYSRDLGFPGRYPFTRGIHPSMYRGRLWTMRMFSGLGGPEETNRRFKYLLEQGETGLSVAFHFPTLMGYDSDSPMARGEVGKCGVAVDTLRDMEILLDGIALDRVTTSMTINPPASILLAMYIVVAEKQGVDRRQISGTIQNDMLKEFIAQKTLMLPPGPSIRLIVDTVEFCTREVPCWNTISVSGYHIREAGATAVQELAFTLADGIAYVEACIERGLGVDDFAPRLSFFFDSHIDFFEEISKLRAARRMWAKIMKDRFGARNPRSWMLRFHTQTAGVSLTAQQPYNNVVRTTVEAMAAVLGGTQSLHTNALDETYAIPTEEAAFIALRTQQILAEETGIANTIDPLAGSYFVEALTNRIEHDAWQYIGKIDKMGGMVRAIERGYPQAEIAESAYRYQQQIDRGEKTLIGVNRYVTEHPPIHTWHMDPAIEKRQLERLRAVKEARDAALVEACLRKIRDAALTKENLMPYIIDAVRAYATVQEICDVFREVFGTYRDPGMF comes from the coding sequence ATGAGCAAGGACGACCTTACGAGAATCCGGCAGGGGAGGAGACTCCGGAAGAGGGACCTGGAGGAGGCAGAGTCGAAGGTCCCCCCCCGGTCTCATCGTTTCTCCACGGTTTCCGATCTGGAGATCGAAGCCCTCTACACCCCGGAGGACGTCAAGGATCTCGACTATTCCAGGGACCTCGGGTTTCCCGGTCGCTATCCCTTCACCCGGGGGATTCATCCTTCCATGTACCGCGGAAGGCTCTGGACCATGCGGATGTTCTCCGGCCTGGGGGGTCCTGAAGAGACCAACCGGCGTTTCAAGTACCTCCTAGAACAGGGTGAAACCGGGCTCAGCGTGGCCTTCCACTTTCCGACCCTTATGGGTTATGACAGCGATTCTCCGATGGCAAGGGGAGAGGTCGGCAAGTGTGGTGTCGCCGTCGACACCCTCAGAGACATGGAGATCCTGCTGGACGGGATCGCCCTGGACAGGGTTACGACTTCCATGACCATCAACCCTCCGGCATCGATCCTCCTGGCCATGTACATCGTCGTGGCGGAGAAACAGGGGGTGGACCGGAGGCAGATCAGTGGAACGATTCAGAACGACATGCTCAAGGAGTTCATCGCCCAGAAGACCCTGATGCTCCCCCCAGGACCGTCCATCCGCCTCATCGTCGACACCGTCGAGTTCTGTACCCGTGAGGTCCCCTGCTGGAACACTATCAGCGTCAGCGGCTACCACATCAGGGAGGCGGGCGCGACTGCGGTTCAGGAACTGGCCTTTACCCTGGCCGATGGTATTGCTTATGTGGAGGCATGCATCGAGAGGGGCCTCGGGGTCGATGATTTTGCCCCGCGTCTCTCCTTCTTCTTCGACTCCCATATCGACTTCTTCGAGGAGATTTCCAAACTCAGGGCTGCCCGTCGCATGTGGGCCAAAATAATGAAGGACCGATTCGGAGCCAGAAACCCCCGTTCCTGGATGCTCAGATTCCATACACAGACAGCAGGCGTATCCCTGACCGCGCAACAGCCTTACAACAACGTGGTTAGAACGACCGTAGAGGCCATGGCCGCAGTACTTGGGGGAACGCAGTCGCTTCACACCAATGCCCTGGACGAGACCTATGCCATCCCCACCGAGGAGGCGGCCTTCATCGCCTTGCGCACTCAGCAGATTCTGGCCGAAGAGACGGGAATCGCAAATACCATCGATCCCCTGGCCGGCTCGTATTTTGTCGAAGCCCTGACCAACCGGATCGAGCACGACGCCTGGCAGTATATAGGCAAGATCGATAAGATGGGAGGTATGGTAAGGGCCATCGAAAGAGGCTACCCTCAGGCTGAAATCGCGGAATCGGCTTACAGATATCAACAGCAGATCGACAGGGGCGAAAAGACACTGATCGGCGTCAACAGATACGTGACCGAGCATCCTCCCATTCACACGTGGCACATGGATCCCGCGATCGAGAAGAGGCAGCTCGAGCGGCTCAGGGCTGTCAAAGAGGCCAGGGACGCCGCCCTGGTGGAGGCCTGTCTCCGTAAGATACGGGATGCCGCCCTGACCAAGGAAAACCTCATGCCCTATATCATAGATGCCGTGAGGGCCTATGCCACTGTCCAGGAGATCTGCGACGTATTCAGGGAGGTCTTCGGAACATACAGGGATCCAGGGATGTTCTGA
- a CDS encoding cobalamin B12-binding domain-containing protein, translated as MGGERKIRILIAKPGLDGHDRGARVIARGFRDAGFEVVYTGLHQTPEQIVATAIQEDVDLIGLSILSGAHDYLFPRIIELLKEKGAADIQVIGGGIIPDTDIPKLEKIGVKAVFTPGTRIEEAIAWVRKHVKPRG; from the coding sequence GTGGGTGGAGAGCGAAAGATCCGGATCCTTATCGCCAAACCCGGCCTCGACGGACACGACAGGGGCGCGCGGGTTATAGCCAGGGGGTTCCGAGACGCCGGCTTCGAGGTCGTCTACACGGGGCTCCATCAAACCCCTGAACAGATTGTGGCCACGGCCATCCAGGAAGATGTGGACCTTATCGGTCTCAGCATCCTTTCGGGCGCCCACGATTATCTCTTCCCAAGGATCATCGAGCTCCTCAAAGAGAAGGGGGCCGCTGATATCCAGGTAATAGGAGGGGGAATCATTCCAGATACGGATATTCCAAAACTAGAAAAGATCGGTGTCAAAGCCGTCTTTACCCCTGGGACCAGGATCGAGGAGGCCATAGCCTGGGTGAGAAAGCACGTGAAACCCAGAGGCTGA
- a CDS encoding thiolase domain-containing protein (Catalyzes the synthesis of acetoacetyl coenzyme A from two molecules of acetyl coenzyme A. It can also act as a thiolase, catalyzing the reverse reaction and generating two-carbon units from the four-carbon product of fatty acid oxidation) — protein MIVMKEGNKRIPKWNRKVFAVAGGLTDYRKWFPEYKLEELVMLAFRQMLEQNDLKMDPLEVKGLINYAVYGHFADHFQDQLLCSAKVHDYLGLDPLYNVGIKTGGATGGSAVLTGAMAVASGYADVVLVAGWERMDEVDTRTGNTYISFAACKDYETRLARMYSAYYAPMAKRFMETYNLSEETRAKVAVKNHLYACSSPYAQQPGRYTVEEVLNSRIAAWPLRFLECCAMSVGAASMLLCDEKTAWRLTDRPCELYIAGGSHTLRVADRRHQAIPLLPHETEEMYRDLLEPGSRYPGFESFLASRMAAWFCYRMAGIENPLEDLDLVELHDAFTISDIQTYGDIGLRPYGQEPDYIESGDAYYINPNTGKPGKCPSNLSGGLIGTMHAVGATGIFQGVECLWQVQQKYDKFHGDPKIWEFWGKTKPDDWQSLQIPDRKGCQAAWVSHAGVGSHVTLGILRKAWQ, from the coding sequence ATGATCGTGATGAAGGAGGGAAACAAACGGATCCCCAAATGGAACAGGAAGGTCTTCGCCGTGGCCGGGGGGCTAACCGATTACCGCAAGTGGTTTCCGGAGTATAAGCTCGAGGAACTCGTCATGCTCGCCTTCCGCCAGATGCTGGAGCAGAACGATCTGAAAATGGACCCCCTCGAGGTTAAGGGACTGATCAACTACGCGGTCTACGGGCATTTTGCGGATCACTTCCAGGACCAGCTTCTCTGTTCGGCCAAGGTCCACGACTACCTCGGCCTCGATCCCTTGTACAATGTGGGTATCAAGACGGGCGGTGCTACCGGGGGAAGCGCCGTACTCACCGGGGCTATGGCCGTGGCCAGTGGCTATGCCGACGTCGTTCTCGTTGCCGGATGGGAGCGAATGGACGAGGTGGACACCCGCACGGGCAATACCTACATCTCCTTTGCAGCATGCAAGGATTACGAGACCCGGCTGGCCCGCATGTACTCGGCCTACTACGCTCCCATGGCCAAACGCTTCATGGAGACCTACAACCTGTCAGAAGAGACCCGGGCCAAGGTGGCGGTGAAGAATCATCTCTACGCCTGCTCTTCGCCTTACGCGCAGCAGCCTGGCCGCTACACCGTCGAGGAGGTCCTCAACAGCAGAATCGCGGCCTGGCCACTTCGATTCCTCGAATGCTGTGCCATGAGTGTGGGAGCCGCCTCTATGCTCCTGTGCGACGAAAAGACCGCCTGGAGACTAACGGACCGCCCCTGCGAACTCTATATCGCCGGGGGCAGCCACACCCTCCGGGTGGCAGACAGGAGGCATCAGGCGATCCCCCTCCTCCCCCATGAGACGGAAGAGATGTACAGGGATCTGCTCGAACCCGGGTCACGGTACCCCGGGTTCGAGAGCTTCCTCGCTTCGAGGATGGCCGCCTGGTTCTGCTACCGCATGGCAGGGATAGAGAACCCCCTTGAGGATCTCGATCTGGTTGAGCTCCACGATGCCTTCACCATCAGTGATATCCAGACTTACGGCGACATCGGCCTCAGGCCCTACGGCCAGGAGCCGGACTACATCGAGTCCGGTGATGCGTATTACATCAATCCCAATACCGGGAAGCCGGGCAAATGCCCTTCAAACCTCTCCGGAGGGCTCATAGGCACCATGCACGCTGTGGGGGCGACCGGTATCTTCCAGGGCGTCGAGTGCCTCTGGCAGGTCCAGCAGAAGTACGACAAGTTCCACGGAGACCCCAAGATCTGGGAATTCTGGGGAAAGACCAAACCCGATGACTGGCAGAGCCTCCAGATCCCGGACCGCAAGGGATGCCAGGCGGCCTGGGTTTCTCATGCCGGTGTCGGCTCTCA